In Primulina eburnea isolate SZY01 chromosome 3, ASM2296580v1, whole genome shotgun sequence, one DNA window encodes the following:
- the LOC140827733 gene encoding clathrin interactor EPSIN 3-like isoform X3, with the protein MKKAFDQTVRDIKREVNKKVLKVPSIEQKVLDATSNEPWGPHGSLLADIAQATRNYHEYQMIMGIIWKRINDTGKNWRHVYKGLTVLEYLVAHGSERVIDEIREHAYQISTLSDFQYIDSSGRDQGNNVRKKSQSIVALVNDKERIQEVRQKAAANRDKYRNSSMDNMYRPGSFSRSGGYGDKYEDDRYESRYGHRDDDHSGYGGERDFRYGDDREANYGGSYGREGDRYGRDYEDRYNRDGFRDDDYRGRGQRVDEYAYGSRSRSADPGRDRSYEDDGQYSSRGSGAKADDQSQDGRDWENSTASAPRASSPSIVASPSHATAAAPLPAPASPPTLAAGATFPDSEKEVDGFDEFDPRGSFSAASTGANVIGSTTSADTKMDLIASLALVPVTQSTMAPEVKSRETFTSEATFAAMPSASSQIFANPFGDGPFKAISSTYRVEGQRHQATSTNSFNSNPSQISGVQPVPQKAETEYPVTYDLNYVPSDPSGVHPHPRNQQSVQQDLSTFNQDDDILADILPLSVSSSVATSGFPTQLGQSSSQTSHPPQLLMSAPQSVQPTYPAKFPAQMSSSQAGFQAPVGGQSVQSYTPNPNFYGSYQSQMVSKGPDTANMVPPSASRTPVQHNLHSQIGSAVPGASQFGPPAPQGRPSMPSTPASRGFSAVVPQPSKDKFETKSTVWADTLSRGLVNLNISGSKTNPLADIGVDFDALNRKDKRMEKPMTASVASTTTMGKAMGSGMGRAGAGAGAPRPSPNLVASGVNMNMSGGVRGAGMGIAGSYQVSQPMMREMNVGMAQGIPMQQQAGFPSASTMPGSYNPVMGTGNYSQRPYGGGY; encoded by the exons ATGAAGAAGGCTTTTGATCAAACTGTTCGTGATAT TAAGAGAGAGGTTAATAAGAAAGTTCTTAAAGTCCCTTCAATTGAACAAAAG GTTCTAGATGCAACTAGCAATGAACCCTGGGGTCCTCATGGATCGCTTCTAGCTGATATTGCACAGGCGACAAGAAACTA CCATGAGTATCAGATGATCATGGGAATCATATGGAAACGAATTAATGATACTGGAAAAAATTGGCGGCATGTATACAAG GGTTTAACTGTTTTGGAGTACTTGGTAGCGCATGGGTCAGAGCGTGTCATTGATGAGATTAGAGAGCATGCTTATCAGATATCA ACATTGTCGGATTTTCAATATATTGATTCCAGTGGGAGAGACCAGGGAAACAATGTAAGAAAGAAATCTCAGAGTATTGTGGCTCTTGTAAATGACAAGGAACGAATACAAGAGGTTCGTCAAAAGGCTGCTGCAAACAGAGACAA GTACCGCAACTCATCAATGGATAATATGTATCGGCCTGGATCTTTCTCACGCTCAGGAGGATATGGAGATAAATACGAAGATGATCGCTATGAAAGTCGTTATGGACACAGAGATGATGACCACAGTGGATATGGGGGAGAGAGAGATTTTCGGTATGGCGATGATAGGGAGGCTAATTATGGAGGCTCATATGGTCGTGAAGGGGACAGGTATGGTAGGGATTACGAGGACCGATATAATCGAGACGGCTTTAGGGATGATGACTATCGAGGAAGAGGTCAAAGGGTGGACGAATATGCTTATGGCTCAAGAAGTAGAAGTGCTGATCCAGGCAGGGACCGTTCTTATGAAGATGATGGCCAGTATTCTTCCAG AGGAAGTGGTGCCAAAGCTGATGATCAATCTCAAGATGGAAG GGATTGGGAAAATTCGACGGCTTCTGCCCCGAGAGCATCCTCTCCTTCTATAGTGGCTAGTCCCAGCCATGCAACTGCAGCTGCCCCATTACCAGCCCCTGCTTCACCACCCACTCTAGCTGCAGGAGCTACCTTTCCGGACAGTGAGAAAGAGGTGGATGGCTTTGATGAATTTGATCCACGTGGTTCATTTTCCG CTGCCTCAACTGGTGCAAATGTTATTGGTTCCACGACTTCTGCTGATACAAAAATGGATTTAATAGCTTCATTGGCTCTTGTTCCTGTTACTCAATCTACCATGGCCCCTGAAGTAAAGTCCAGGGAAACCTTCACTTCTGAAGCCACATTTGCTGCCATGCCGTCAGCATCTTCTCAG ATTTTTGCTAATCCATTTGGGGATGGTCCTTTTAAAGCTATCTCTTCGACTTATAGAGTAGAAGGTCAACGACACCAGGCTACATCcacaaattctttcaattccaaccCCAGTCAAATCTCAGGTGTGCAACCAGTTCCTCAAAAGGCAGAGACTGAATATCCGGTTACATATGATTTGAATTACGTGCCATCTGATCCTTCTGGTGTACACCCTCATCCTCGGAACCAGCAGTCTGTGCAGCAGGATTTGTCTACCTTCAACCAAGATGATGATATATTAGCAGATATTCTTCCGCTATCCGTGTCGTCATCTGTTGCCACTTCAGGTTTTCCCACTCAACTTGGCCAGTCTTCATCACAAACAAGTCATCCTCCTCAATTACTGATGAGTGCTCCTCAGAGTGTTCAACCCACGTACCCTGCAAAGTTTCCAGCTCAAATGTCTTCTTCACAGGCTGGTTTTCAGGCTCCTGTTGGGGGTCAGTCTGTACAGTCATATACTCCGAATCCAAATTTCTATGGGTCTTACCAGTCACAAATGGTATCTAAAGGTCCAGACACTGCCAACATGGTTCCTCCTAGTGCTAGTAGAACCCCCGTGCAGCACAATTTACATTCACAAATAGGTTCTGCAGTTCCTGGAGCTTCACAATTTGGTCCTCCAGCGCCTCAAGGGCGACCAAGTATGCCATCTACGCCAGCTTCTAGAGGGTTTTCTGCTGTGGTTCCTCAACCATCAAAAGACAAGTTCGAGACAAAATCCACTGTTTGGGCTGACACTCTGAGCCGGGGACTGGTCAATTTGAATATATCTGGAT CTAAAACAAACCCACTAGCTGACATTGGAGTTGATTTTGATGCCCTAAATCGGAAGGACAAGAGGATGGAAAAACCTATGACAGCGTCAGTAGCATCTACCACAACTATGGGTAAGGCCATGGGATCTGGTATGGGTCGAGCTGGTGCTGGCGCCGGCGCCCCAAGGCCTTCACCAAACCTTGTGGCTTCGGGTGTAAATATGAATATGAGTGGTGGCGTTCGAGGTGCTGGCATGGGTATTGCAGGAAGCTATCAAGTAAGCCAACCGATGATGCGGGAAATGAATGTTGGCATGGCCCAAGGAATACCTATGCAACAGCAAGCAGGATTTCCTTCTGCATCCACCATGCCCGGAAGCTATAATCCCGTGATGGGAACAGGTAATTATAGTCAAAGACCATATGGGGGTGGGTACTAG
- the LOC140827733 gene encoding clathrin interactor EPSIN 3-like isoform X1 → MKKAFDQTVRDIKREVNKKVLKVPSIEQKVLDATSNEPWGPHGSLLADIAQATRNYHEYQMIMGIIWKRINDTGKNWRHVYKGLTVLEYLVAHGSERVIDEIREHAYQISTLSDFQYIDSSGRDQGNNVRKKSQSIVALVNDKERIQEVRQKAAANRDKYRNSSMDNMYRPGSFSRSGGYGDKYEDDRYESRYGHRDDDHSGYGGERDFRYGDDREANYGGSYGREGDRYGRDYEDRYNRDGFRDDDYRGRGQRVDEYAYGSRSRSADPGRDRSYEDDGQYSSRGSGAKADDQSQDGSNMEKRLDRKYSEQNLNVPPSYEEAVNATHIPTNSESGRDWENSTASAPRASSPSIVASPSHATAAAPLPAPASPPTLAAGATFPDSEKEVDGFDEFDPRGSFSAASTGANVIGSTTSADTKMDLIASLALVPVTQSTMAPEVKSRETFTSEATFAAMPSASSQIFANPFGDGPFKAISSTYRVEGQRHQATSTNSFNSNPSQISGVQPVPQKAETEYPVTYDLNYVPSDPSGVHPHPRNQQSVQQDLSTFNQDDDILADILPLSVSSSVATSGFPTQLGQSSSQTSHPPQLLMSAPQSVQPTYPAKFPAQMSSSQAGFQAPVGGQSVQSYTPNPNFYGSYQSQMVSKGPDTANMVPPSASRTPVQHNLHSQIGSAVPGASQFGPPAPQGRPSMPSTPASRGFSAVVPQPSKDKFETKSTVWADTLSRGLVNLNISGSKTNPLADIGVDFDALNRKDKRMEKPMTASVASTTTMGKAMGSGMGRAGAGAGAPRPSPNLVASGVNMNMSGGVRGAGMGIAGSYQVSQPMMREMNVGMAQGIPMQQQAGFPSASTMPGSYNPVMGTGNYSQRPYGGGY, encoded by the exons ATGAAGAAGGCTTTTGATCAAACTGTTCGTGATAT TAAGAGAGAGGTTAATAAGAAAGTTCTTAAAGTCCCTTCAATTGAACAAAAG GTTCTAGATGCAACTAGCAATGAACCCTGGGGTCCTCATGGATCGCTTCTAGCTGATATTGCACAGGCGACAAGAAACTA CCATGAGTATCAGATGATCATGGGAATCATATGGAAACGAATTAATGATACTGGAAAAAATTGGCGGCATGTATACAAG GGTTTAACTGTTTTGGAGTACTTGGTAGCGCATGGGTCAGAGCGTGTCATTGATGAGATTAGAGAGCATGCTTATCAGATATCA ACATTGTCGGATTTTCAATATATTGATTCCAGTGGGAGAGACCAGGGAAACAATGTAAGAAAGAAATCTCAGAGTATTGTGGCTCTTGTAAATGACAAGGAACGAATACAAGAGGTTCGTCAAAAGGCTGCTGCAAACAGAGACAA GTACCGCAACTCATCAATGGATAATATGTATCGGCCTGGATCTTTCTCACGCTCAGGAGGATATGGAGATAAATACGAAGATGATCGCTATGAAAGTCGTTATGGACACAGAGATGATGACCACAGTGGATATGGGGGAGAGAGAGATTTTCGGTATGGCGATGATAGGGAGGCTAATTATGGAGGCTCATATGGTCGTGAAGGGGACAGGTATGGTAGGGATTACGAGGACCGATATAATCGAGACGGCTTTAGGGATGATGACTATCGAGGAAGAGGTCAAAGGGTGGACGAATATGCTTATGGCTCAAGAAGTAGAAGTGCTGATCCAGGCAGGGACCGTTCTTATGAAGATGATGGCCAGTATTCTTCCAG AGGAAGTGGTGCCAAAGCTGATGATCAATCTCAAGATGGAAG TAATATGGAGAAGAGGCTTGACCGTAAATATTCTGAGCAAAACCTCAATGTTCCCCCTAGTTATGAGGAGGCCGTAAATGCTACACACATTCCAACTAATAGTGAGAG TGGCAGGGATTGGGAAAATTCGACGGCTTCTGCCCCGAGAGCATCCTCTCCTTCTATAGTGGCTAGTCCCAGCCATGCAACTGCAGCTGCCCCATTACCAGCCCCTGCTTCACCACCCACTCTAGCTGCAGGAGCTACCTTTCCGGACAGTGAGAAAGAGGTGGATGGCTTTGATGAATTTGATCCACGTGGTTCATTTTCCG CTGCCTCAACTGGTGCAAATGTTATTGGTTCCACGACTTCTGCTGATACAAAAATGGATTTAATAGCTTCATTGGCTCTTGTTCCTGTTACTCAATCTACCATGGCCCCTGAAGTAAAGTCCAGGGAAACCTTCACTTCTGAAGCCACATTTGCTGCCATGCCGTCAGCATCTTCTCAG ATTTTTGCTAATCCATTTGGGGATGGTCCTTTTAAAGCTATCTCTTCGACTTATAGAGTAGAAGGTCAACGACACCAGGCTACATCcacaaattctttcaattccaaccCCAGTCAAATCTCAGGTGTGCAACCAGTTCCTCAAAAGGCAGAGACTGAATATCCGGTTACATATGATTTGAATTACGTGCCATCTGATCCTTCTGGTGTACACCCTCATCCTCGGAACCAGCAGTCTGTGCAGCAGGATTTGTCTACCTTCAACCAAGATGATGATATATTAGCAGATATTCTTCCGCTATCCGTGTCGTCATCTGTTGCCACTTCAGGTTTTCCCACTCAACTTGGCCAGTCTTCATCACAAACAAGTCATCCTCCTCAATTACTGATGAGTGCTCCTCAGAGTGTTCAACCCACGTACCCTGCAAAGTTTCCAGCTCAAATGTCTTCTTCACAGGCTGGTTTTCAGGCTCCTGTTGGGGGTCAGTCTGTACAGTCATATACTCCGAATCCAAATTTCTATGGGTCTTACCAGTCACAAATGGTATCTAAAGGTCCAGACACTGCCAACATGGTTCCTCCTAGTGCTAGTAGAACCCCCGTGCAGCACAATTTACATTCACAAATAGGTTCTGCAGTTCCTGGAGCTTCACAATTTGGTCCTCCAGCGCCTCAAGGGCGACCAAGTATGCCATCTACGCCAGCTTCTAGAGGGTTTTCTGCTGTGGTTCCTCAACCATCAAAAGACAAGTTCGAGACAAAATCCACTGTTTGGGCTGACACTCTGAGCCGGGGACTGGTCAATTTGAATATATCTGGAT CTAAAACAAACCCACTAGCTGACATTGGAGTTGATTTTGATGCCCTAAATCGGAAGGACAAGAGGATGGAAAAACCTATGACAGCGTCAGTAGCATCTACCACAACTATGGGTAAGGCCATGGGATCTGGTATGGGTCGAGCTGGTGCTGGCGCCGGCGCCCCAAGGCCTTCACCAAACCTTGTGGCTTCGGGTGTAAATATGAATATGAGTGGTGGCGTTCGAGGTGCTGGCATGGGTATTGCAGGAAGCTATCAAGTAAGCCAACCGATGATGCGGGAAATGAATGTTGGCATGGCCCAAGGAATACCTATGCAACAGCAAGCAGGATTTCCTTCTGCATCCACCATGCCCGGAAGCTATAATCCCGTGATGGGAACAGGTAATTATAGTCAAAGACCATATGGGGGTGGGTACTAG
- the LOC140827735 gene encoding clathrin interactor EPSIN 3-like codes for MKKAFGQTVRDIKREVNKKVLKVPSIEQKVLDATSNEPWGPHGLLLADIAQSTRNYHEYQMIMGVLWKRINDTGKNWRHVYKALTVLEYLVAHGSEKVIDEIREHAYQISTLSDFQYIDSSGRDQGNNVRKKSQSLVVLVNDKERIQEVRQKAAANRDKYRNTSMGNMNQYGSNSSSGGYGDRYDDDRYDGRYGNRDDDRNGYGDSYGRVGDKYSRDYEDRYSRDGSRDDDHRGRGQNTNDYHYGSRGGSADFDKDRVYEDDGQDSSRGSGAKADDHSQDGSTVGKRLDRKYSEQNLGTPPSYEEAISATRSPVYSERNGESSPASAAKASVPPAEASPIHEISATSPPPVPASPPTQVSAPDTNQEFNGFDEFDPRGSFSATPATSNGFAPATSADKEIDLLGSLSESFSSNSLALVPATEPTMTPETQASANFSSGSQFAAASSASTIPNQSFDDPFGDVPFKAISSTYGVPAQDQLSAPTINPHSSKSFDGHQPAQMAGTEFGSSDDESSYIPSVPLGVQPPSTNPQFAQQNSSTFSQDIDILADILPPSIPSGYPVPANQNATQTWFPPQVNQLSQLGLPSLTNQNSFPAQTGQHQGFPTQLGQPPPQTSYPLQPAESASQTSILAHSMALTFPAQSGQPSQMGFYSQSGQPAYLTGFPSQNPSIQGPPNASFQAPLGGQSALPNPPNPNFYGIHLQQDLSTGPDSTNMIPPSSGGQILQHNFQPQIGSAVPTASPFGPQAPQPRPSSFPSPVSSIPASIGSSAVVPQPSKDKFETKSTVWADTLSRGLVNLNISGPKTNPLADIGVDFDSINRKEKRMEKPTTAPVTSTVTMGKAMGSGSGMGRTGTSALRPPPNPMMGPGMKMTGVPGASMGMAGDYGVNQPMVRGMGMGMNMGMGQGMNLQQQAGFPPGTAMPGGYNPMMGTGNYSQRPYSGGY; via the exons ATGAAGAAGGCTTTCGGTCAAACAGTTCGCGACAT CAAGAGAGAGGTTAATAAGAAAGTTCTGAAAGTTCCTTCCATCGAACAAAAG GTTCTTGATGCAACTAGCAATGAGCCCTGGGGACCTCATGGATTGCTTCTTGCTGATATTGCACAGTCAACAAGAAACTA TCATGAATACCAGATGATCATGGGGGTACTCTGGAAGCGTATCAATGATACTGGAAAAAACTGGCGACATGTATATAAG GCTTTAACGGTTTTGGAGTACTTGGTTGCTCATGGGTCTGAAAAGGTCATAGATGAGATTAGAGAACATGCATATCAAATATCG ACATTGTCAGATTTTCAATACATTGATTCCAGTGGGAGGGACCAGGGAAACAATGTGAGAAAGAAATCTCAAAGTCTAGTGGTTCTTGTAAATGACAAGGAAAGAATTCAAGAAGTTCGCCAAAAGGCTGCTGCTAACAGAGACAA GTATCGCAACACATCAATGGGTAATATGAATCAATATGGCTCTAACTCAAGTTCAGGAGGATATGGAGATAGATACGATGATGATCGTTATGATGGCCGATATGGTAACAGAGATGATGACCGCAATGGCTATGGGGACTCATATGGTCGTGTGGGAGATAAGTATAGCAGGGATTATGAGGACCGCTACAGCCGAGATGGATCTAGGGATGATGACCATCGAGGAAGAGGTCAAAACACCAATGATTATCATTATGGATCAAGAGGTGGAAGTGCTGATTTTGATAAGGATCGTGTTTATGAGGATGATGGCCAGGATTCTTCAAG GGGTAGTGGTGCGAAAGCTGATGATCATTCTCAAGATGGAAG TACTGTGGGGAAGAGGCTTGACCGGAAATATTCCGAGCAAAACCTTGGCACACCTCCTAGTTACGAGGAGGCTATTAGTGCTACACGCAGCCCCGTTTATAGTGAAAG GAATGGGGAAAGTTCACCGGCATCTGCAGCAAAAGCATCGGTTCCTCCTGCTGAGGCTAGTCCAATCCATGAAATATCTGCAACTTCTCCACCCCCAGTTCCGGCTTCCCCACCCACCCAAGTTTCAGCTCCAGATACAAATCAAGAGTTTAATGGGTTTGATGAGTTTGATCCACGCGGTTCGTTTTCAG CTACTCCAGCGACATCAAATGGTTTTGCTCCTGCTACTTCTGCCGATAAGGAGATAGATTTACTAGGTTCTTTGTCTGAGTCATTTTCATCGAATTCTTTGGCGCTTGTGCCTGCTACTGAACCAACTATGACCCCCGAAACCCAGGCCTCTGCAAACTTTAGTTCTGGATCCCAATTTGCAGCCGCATCATCAGCATCTACGATTCCTAATCAG TCTTTTGATGATCCATTTGGTGACGTTCCTTTTAAAGCTATTTCTTCTACATATGGCGTACCAGCTCAAGATCAGCTTTCTGCACCAACAATCAATCCCCACTCTAGTAAAAGCTTTGATGGACATCAGCCAGCTCAAATGGCTGGAACTGAATTTGGGAGTTCTGATGATGAATCAAGTTACATTCCATCTGTTCCGTTGGGGGTGCAACCTCCTTCTACGAATCCACAGTTCGCTCAACAGAATTCTTCAACCTTCAGCCAGGATATTGATATACTAGCCGATATTCTTCCACCATCTATACCTTCAGGTTATCCAGTTCCAGCCAACCAAAATGCGACTCAGACTTGGTTTCCACCTCAAGTCAATCAGCTGTCACAATTAGGTTTACCATCTCTAACCAACCAAAACAGTTTTCCAGCACAAACAGGTCAGCATCAAGGTTTTCCTACTCAGCTTGGCCAACCTCCACCACAAACAAGTTACCCTCTTCAACCAGCAGAATCTGCATCACAAACCAGTATTCTTGCTCATTCCATGGCTTTGACTTTTCCAGCTCAATCTGGTCAACCATCACAAATGGGATTTTATTCTCAGAGTGGTCAACCTGCATATCTTACAGGGTTTCCATCTCAAAATCCCAGTATTCAGGGTCCTCCAAATGCCAGTTTTCAGGCTCCTCTTGGAGGTCAGTCTGCGCTGCCAAATCCACCAAATCCTAATTTCTACGGGATTCACCTGCAGCAAGATTTATCTACGGGTCCAGACTCTACCAATATGATTCCTCCTAGTTCTGGTGGACAAATTTTGCAGCACAACTTCCAACCACAGATAGGTTCTGCAGTTCCCACAGCTTCACCATTTGGCCCCCAAGCGCCACAACCGCGACCAAGCAGCTTCCCATCTCCTGTGTCATCTATACCAGCTTCAATAGGGTCTTCTGCTGTGGTTCCTCAACCATCAAAAGACAAGTTTGAGACAAAATCCACTGTTTGGGCCGACACCCTCAGCCGTGGGCTAGTCAACCTGAATATTTCTGGAC CTAAAACAAATCCACTCGCTGACATTGGAGTTGATTTTGATTCCATAAATCGCAAGGAGAAGAGGATGGAAAAACCCACGACAGCCCCAGTGACATCTACTGTAACCATGGGTAAGGCTATGGGATCTGGTTCTGGGATGGGCCGCACTGGTACCAGTGCTCTAAGGCCTCCACCAAACCCAATGATGGGTCCCGGTATGAAGATGACTGGTGTTCCAGGGGCTAGCATGGGCATGGCAGGAGATTATGGAGTAAACCAGCCAATGGTACGGGGGATGGGGATGGGGATGAACATGGGGATGGGCCAAGGGATGAACTTGCAACAACAAGCAGGATTTCCTCCTGGAACCGCCATGCCTGGAGGTTATAATCCCATGATGGGAACGGGTAACTACAGTCAAAGACCGTATAGCGGTGGCTACTGA
- the LOC140827733 gene encoding clathrin interactor EPSIN 3-like isoform X2 yields MKKAFDQTVRDIKREVNKKVLKVPSIEQKVLDATSNEPWGPHGSLLADIAQATRNYHEYQMIMGIIWKRINDTGKNWRHVYKGLTVLEYLVAHGSERVIDEIREHAYQISTLSDFQYIDSSGRDQGNNVRKKSQSIVALVNDKERIQEVRQKAAANRDKYRNSSMDNMYRPGSFSRSGGYGDKYEDDRYESRYGHRDDDHSGYGGERDFRYGDDREANYGGSYGREGDRYGRDYEDRYNRDGFRDDDYRGRGQRVDEYAYGSRSRSADPGRDRSYEDDGQYSSRGSGAKADDQSQDGSNMEKRLDRKYSEQNLNVPPSYEEAVNATHIPTNSERDWENSTASAPRASSPSIVASPSHATAAAPLPAPASPPTLAAGATFPDSEKEVDGFDEFDPRGSFSAASTGANVIGSTTSADTKMDLIASLALVPVTQSTMAPEVKSRETFTSEATFAAMPSASSQIFANPFGDGPFKAISSTYRVEGQRHQATSTNSFNSNPSQISGVQPVPQKAETEYPVTYDLNYVPSDPSGVHPHPRNQQSVQQDLSTFNQDDDILADILPLSVSSSVATSGFPTQLGQSSSQTSHPPQLLMSAPQSVQPTYPAKFPAQMSSSQAGFQAPVGGQSVQSYTPNPNFYGSYQSQMVSKGPDTANMVPPSASRTPVQHNLHSQIGSAVPGASQFGPPAPQGRPSMPSTPASRGFSAVVPQPSKDKFETKSTVWADTLSRGLVNLNISGSKTNPLADIGVDFDALNRKDKRMEKPMTASVASTTTMGKAMGSGMGRAGAGAGAPRPSPNLVASGVNMNMSGGVRGAGMGIAGSYQVSQPMMREMNVGMAQGIPMQQQAGFPSASTMPGSYNPVMGTGNYSQRPYGGGY; encoded by the exons ATGAAGAAGGCTTTTGATCAAACTGTTCGTGATAT TAAGAGAGAGGTTAATAAGAAAGTTCTTAAAGTCCCTTCAATTGAACAAAAG GTTCTAGATGCAACTAGCAATGAACCCTGGGGTCCTCATGGATCGCTTCTAGCTGATATTGCACAGGCGACAAGAAACTA CCATGAGTATCAGATGATCATGGGAATCATATGGAAACGAATTAATGATACTGGAAAAAATTGGCGGCATGTATACAAG GGTTTAACTGTTTTGGAGTACTTGGTAGCGCATGGGTCAGAGCGTGTCATTGATGAGATTAGAGAGCATGCTTATCAGATATCA ACATTGTCGGATTTTCAATATATTGATTCCAGTGGGAGAGACCAGGGAAACAATGTAAGAAAGAAATCTCAGAGTATTGTGGCTCTTGTAAATGACAAGGAACGAATACAAGAGGTTCGTCAAAAGGCTGCTGCAAACAGAGACAA GTACCGCAACTCATCAATGGATAATATGTATCGGCCTGGATCTTTCTCACGCTCAGGAGGATATGGAGATAAATACGAAGATGATCGCTATGAAAGTCGTTATGGACACAGAGATGATGACCACAGTGGATATGGGGGAGAGAGAGATTTTCGGTATGGCGATGATAGGGAGGCTAATTATGGAGGCTCATATGGTCGTGAAGGGGACAGGTATGGTAGGGATTACGAGGACCGATATAATCGAGACGGCTTTAGGGATGATGACTATCGAGGAAGAGGTCAAAGGGTGGACGAATATGCTTATGGCTCAAGAAGTAGAAGTGCTGATCCAGGCAGGGACCGTTCTTATGAAGATGATGGCCAGTATTCTTCCAG AGGAAGTGGTGCCAAAGCTGATGATCAATCTCAAGATGGAAG TAATATGGAGAAGAGGCTTGACCGTAAATATTCTGAGCAAAACCTCAATGTTCCCCCTAGTTATGAGGAGGCCGTAAATGCTACACACATTCCAACTAATAGTGAGAG GGATTGGGAAAATTCGACGGCTTCTGCCCCGAGAGCATCCTCTCCTTCTATAGTGGCTAGTCCCAGCCATGCAACTGCAGCTGCCCCATTACCAGCCCCTGCTTCACCACCCACTCTAGCTGCAGGAGCTACCTTTCCGGACAGTGAGAAAGAGGTGGATGGCTTTGATGAATTTGATCCACGTGGTTCATTTTCCG CTGCCTCAACTGGTGCAAATGTTATTGGTTCCACGACTTCTGCTGATACAAAAATGGATTTAATAGCTTCATTGGCTCTTGTTCCTGTTACTCAATCTACCATGGCCCCTGAAGTAAAGTCCAGGGAAACCTTCACTTCTGAAGCCACATTTGCTGCCATGCCGTCAGCATCTTCTCAG ATTTTTGCTAATCCATTTGGGGATGGTCCTTTTAAAGCTATCTCTTCGACTTATAGAGTAGAAGGTCAACGACACCAGGCTACATCcacaaattctttcaattccaaccCCAGTCAAATCTCAGGTGTGCAACCAGTTCCTCAAAAGGCAGAGACTGAATATCCGGTTACATATGATTTGAATTACGTGCCATCTGATCCTTCTGGTGTACACCCTCATCCTCGGAACCAGCAGTCTGTGCAGCAGGATTTGTCTACCTTCAACCAAGATGATGATATATTAGCAGATATTCTTCCGCTATCCGTGTCGTCATCTGTTGCCACTTCAGGTTTTCCCACTCAACTTGGCCAGTCTTCATCACAAACAAGTCATCCTCCTCAATTACTGATGAGTGCTCCTCAGAGTGTTCAACCCACGTACCCTGCAAAGTTTCCAGCTCAAATGTCTTCTTCACAGGCTGGTTTTCAGGCTCCTGTTGGGGGTCAGTCTGTACAGTCATATACTCCGAATCCAAATTTCTATGGGTCTTACCAGTCACAAATGGTATCTAAAGGTCCAGACACTGCCAACATGGTTCCTCCTAGTGCTAGTAGAACCCCCGTGCAGCACAATTTACATTCACAAATAGGTTCTGCAGTTCCTGGAGCTTCACAATTTGGTCCTCCAGCGCCTCAAGGGCGACCAAGTATGCCATCTACGCCAGCTTCTAGAGGGTTTTCTGCTGTGGTTCCTCAACCATCAAAAGACAAGTTCGAGACAAAATCCACTGTTTGGGCTGACACTCTGAGCCGGGGACTGGTCAATTTGAATATATCTGGAT CTAAAACAAACCCACTAGCTGACATTGGAGTTGATTTTGATGCCCTAAATCGGAAGGACAAGAGGATGGAAAAACCTATGACAGCGTCAGTAGCATCTACCACAACTATGGGTAAGGCCATGGGATCTGGTATGGGTCGAGCTGGTGCTGGCGCCGGCGCCCCAAGGCCTTCACCAAACCTTGTGGCTTCGGGTGTAAATATGAATATGAGTGGTGGCGTTCGAGGTGCTGGCATGGGTATTGCAGGAAGCTATCAAGTAAGCCAACCGATGATGCGGGAAATGAATGTTGGCATGGCCCAAGGAATACCTATGCAACAGCAAGCAGGATTTCCTTCTGCATCCACCATGCCCGGAAGCTATAATCCCGTGATGGGAACAGGTAATTATAGTCAAAGACCATATGGGGGTGGGTACTAG